One part of the Glycine max cultivar Williams 82 chromosome 14, Glycine_max_v4.0, whole genome shotgun sequence genome encodes these proteins:
- the LOC102660174 gene encoding uncharacterized protein → MACPEGQKVAFGAYTLVEEAEYCWENTRPCLEVEGQDVTWDVFKRVFLEKYFPEDVRNKKEMEFLELKQENMTVVEYEAKFEELVRYFPHYQGKDGESSKCVKFLNGLRPEVKQAVNYQGVRQFPLLVNMCRIWDEDSRDRAAYYRSTGPVRNKKNGP, encoded by the coding sequence ATGGCATGTCCGGAGGGGCAAAAGGTTGCTTTTGGCGCATATACTCTAGTGGAAGAGGCTGAGTATTGTTGGGAGAATACTCGCCCATGCCTAGAGGTTGAAGGTCAAGATGTGACCTGGGATGTCTTCAAGAGAGTGTTTTTGGAGAAATATTTTCCTGAGGATGTTAGGAACAAGAAGGAGATGGAGTTCTTGGAGCTTAAGCAGGAAAACATGACTGTGGTTGAATATGAAGCCAAGTTTGAGGAGCTGGTGAGGTACTTTCCCCATTATCAAGGGAAAGATGGTGAAAGTTCAAAGTGTGTAAAGTTTCTGAATGGCTTGCGACCTGAAGTGAAGCAAGCTGTGAATTACCAAGGTGTTCGTCAGTTCCCACTTTTGGTTAACATGTGTCGGATTTGGGATGAAGACTCCCGAGACAGGGCAGCCTATTATAGGAGTACAGGTCCAGTGAGGAACAAAAAGAATGGGCCTTAA